The Vibrio tubiashii DNA window GGAAGATAAGCATTCAGATACCCAGTTGCGCGTTATGTCGATTGACTGGTCTCAAACGGAAACCATGATTGCTCTAGGTATCACGCCAGTTGCGTCTGCACAGCAATCTGATTACAACGATTGGGTCAGAAGCCCTAAGATTCCTGCTGAAACGGTCGATGTAGGCCTGAGAACTCAGCCTAATCTTGAAAGGCTTTCAGAATTAGAGCTAGACACAATTTTCCTTTCTCCGAGATTCTCTTCTCTCGAAACTCAACTTTCTCGCATTGCACCAGTAAAAATTCTTGGCTTATACAAGGTCGGAGAGGTGAACTGGGATGCCGTAACCGACTTTACTCGTCGTATGGCAAAACAAGTGAAGGCAGAGAGCCAAGCCGAACAGTTGATCGCCGATAGTGAGCAAGAGTTAAATACACTTAAGGGTAAACTACCCGCTGAGCTTGCTCCGGTGTTACTTGTTCAGTTTATGGATACCAAACATGTACGCGTGTTTGGAGAGAACAGCATTTACAAAGTGGCGTTGAATCAACTTGGCATTCAAAACGCTTGGGACAAAGAAACCAATGCGTGGGGCTTCAATTTAACGGGCATTGATAAGTTACAGGGTATCGCAGGGCAGATTGTGGTTATCGAGCCGTTGCCTGCAGGCGTTAAAGAGCATCTAGCACAAGATCAATACTGGCAATATTTGGTTAAGCAAACCGGTTACCCTTCATTATTGGTAGAGCCGACTTGGAGCTTTGGCGGTTTACCTTCAGCGCTTCGCTTTGCCAATCTGATAACCGCAGCATTGACTGAAGAGGAAACACAATGAGAATTCTGTCCCTAAGTCTTGTTGCGATACTTGCGGCATTTATGCTGACAATCGTTGGATTCCAATTAAACGCATCAGGCAATTTTTCTGCGGGTATTAGCAGTTTGTTTCAAGCGGATTGGATGTCGCCAGAATCCGTTAAGCTTCACCTAACCTGGTGGCCTAGATTCTTTACTACATTAATTTCTGGCGCTGCATTAGCCGCGGCTGGGGTTTTGATGCAACAGGTACTGCGCAACCCACTTGCCTCTCCTTCAACGTTAGGCGTTGCGAGTGGCGCAAGTTTTGCGCTGATGCTGGCAACCTTGTATGCCCCATGGTTGCTGACTTTTTCCAAGTCTCTTATCGCACTGGTTGGTGGTGTCGGTACGATGGCCTTGGTGTTTGCACTATCTTGGCGTCGTGCTTTATCGCCCACCGTCGTCGTTGTTTCAGGCCTAGTCATCAATCTCTATTTTGGAGCGGTTAGTACCGTTCTTCTGATGATGAACCAAGACAAGCTAGCGGGTTTAATGATTTGGGGGGCGGGGTCGCTTGTCCAGACTGGATGGGCAGATATCGCCTACCTTGCGCCAAGATTAGCGTTGGTGATCGGCATCTCTTTCTTATTCGTTAAGCCGTTAACTCTTTTGGAGCTATCTGAAGAGGGCGCTAAGAGTCTAGGTGTTTCCTTGGCGAAATTGCGGGTTATTTGTCTTGGCTTAGCTGTACTACTCACTTCTTGGGTGGTCGCAAAGGTTGGTGTAATAGGTTTTGTTGGATTGGCGGCACCGGCTATTACTCGTGCAACCGGTGTCCATCGCTTAGTACCCAAACTTATCGTTTCTATGCTGCTAGGTGGTTTACTACTGACATTAACCGATTTACTTATTCAGCAGCTTCCGGGCATCGCCGCAATGATTATTCCGACTGGTGCAGCCACAGCAGCACTTGGTGCCCCTTTATTGCTTTGGCTGTTGCCTAGGTTATCAATGCGCAGTCAAACCCAGACGCAAACAGTGATGACGCGCCATAGTGCGCAAGTAAAATCACTTAATCGTAATGCGATTGCCTTGGTCGCGATTCTACTGCCGATCGCTTTGTTTGTTTTTAGTACCACTTCGATTCAGAGTACAGGTTGGCAATGGTTAGTCTCCTCTGGTGAGTGGAACTTATTAGAATGGCGATGGACGAGATTAGTCGCTGCAGCGTTAGCTGGGGTTATGCTGGCTTGCGCGGGAACGGTAATCCAAAGGTTAAGCGGTAACCCAATGGCAAGTCCTGAAGTGATAGGTATCAGTTCTGGTACGGCTTTGGGATTAATCATCGCAATGTTCTCTGGTATTGGCGTGAGCTTAATCGGGCTGTACATAGGTGGTTTGTTAGGCGCTTTGGCCTCTCTGTCTGTGATTGTTTTGCTTAACCGCAAGTCGGGCTTTCAGCCTGAGCGTGTTTTGCTGACAGGTGTTGCTATTACTGCGCTTATGAATGCCGTGCAAAGCTTTGTTTTGGCGGGGGGAGATCCTCGCAGCTATCAAGTATTAGCGTGGCTTTCTGGCTCAACCTATTACGTTACTGAAGCAACACTTATTCCATTGGCTGTCGCCGCTATTGTGCTAGTCGGATTGAGTTTTGTCACTGCTCGATGGTTAGATGTTCTCCCACTGGGTGAGGCTAGTTCACGTGCGCTCGGAGTTAAGGTAGGGCAGGCAAGAGGCTTATTATTACTGCTTGTTGCCTTATTGACAGTGAGTGCGACTTTGGTGGTTGGCCCTCTGAGTTTCATTGGCTTGATGGCTCCTCATTTAGCGCGTCTGTTCGGGTTTAGTCGAGCCCGTGAACATCTTATCTGTTCGGCACTTGTCGGCATGGGCTTAATGCTACTTGCGGATTGGCTAGGTCGTCAGATGTTATATCCACAAGAAATTCCCGCAGGCTTAGTGGCATCGCTGATTGGTGGTATGTACCTGATGTGGGGACTTCGTAGACTCTAAAATCGATTTGGGGGAATGATGCTCATCTTCCCCTCTATTTCAATATTCATTGATAATGATAATCACAATAAAACACATAAATGTTTAGGAGAAAGATATGAAGCCGCAGTTTATGCTGAGCCCAGCTTGCTTAGCAGTCACGCTTGCCTTGTCTGTTGGAGTCGCTAATGCAGCGGAAGACGAAACGGTAGTGGTTGTTGGTCAGCAACATGAAAGCTCGGTAGGGCCCGATTTCAGTTATCTAGGACAAAAGAGTCGTACCGCGACCAAAACAGATTTAGCTATTCATGAAACACCTCGCGCAGTTTCTGTTGTCACACGAGAGCAAATGGATGACCGAGCGTCTATCAGTATCTCGGATGCACTTCAGTACACTCCAGGTATTCAAACTAACCATTACGGTGATGACAACAAACAAGATTGGTTTGTTGTGCGAGGTTTCGCCCAAGCGGGGACGGGTCTTTATCAAGATGGTACACGCCTTTACTCTGCTGGCTTTTACAGTTGGCAAATTGACCCGTTTGGTTTAGAGCGAGTTGAAATTCTGCGTGGCCCAGCCTCAGTACTCTATGGACAAAACCCACCAGGCGGTTTGATCAATACGGTAAGTAAACGCCCGCAGTTTGACGGTGGCTCTGGTCAGGTCGCGTTAGAGTATGGCTCGTTTGATAGAAAGCAAATTAGCCTAGATGTAAACCGAGAGATCAATGAAGACGTTGCGTTTCGCTTGGTTGCCATGGGACGTAAGAACGGTACAAAAGTCGACAATGTTGATGCAGAGCGCATTTTAATTGCCCCTTCTTTAGCATGGAACATTAGCGACAAGACGAACATTACCTTGTTAACCAGTTATCAGAAAGATGATTCAAAGCCGTATTTGCAATTCTTGCCTGTTGAAGGCACGTTGACGCCTAATAAAAATGGTCAGATTCCTGATAATTTAGCTATCGGCAATCCGGATTGGGAAAAATTTGAACGTGAACAACTCTCAGTGGGCTATGAGTTTGAACATCAATTCAATGACTCTTTAAGCTTTGGTCAATCAACGCGCTATAGCCGTATGGATATTGATTTACGCCAGATGTACTTCTCAATGTATGCTGCTGATGCGCCTACCATACAAACTCAGATGGGTCCGGTTAACTTAGGGCAAGTCTTAGATCCAACAAGCTCGCGACAAACGATTGTGAGAAATGCGACGACGGATAAAGGTCACTCAGATGCGTTCAATATTGATAACCGTCTTGTGTATAAATTCCGTACGGGCGCCGTGCAACACAAGCTCTTAACAGGTATCGATTACCAACAAATCAAGATTGATAGCCAAGATTATTCAGCTGATCCGACTGTAGCTGATGGAAATGGCACAACGGCTTTAGGTACCGCGGATCCGACGTTCAACATGTTTAATCCGACGTACACAAATAACGTAGTACTGCTGCATCCGAAAACACTCCAGCCGTTAACGGATGCTGATCTAGAAACGACGATTACCAAAAACCGTCAAGTTGGTTTTTATCTGCAAGATCAAATGCGAGTTAATGATTGGGTCGTGCAAGCCGGCGTGCGTTACGATGATACATCTAATGAGCAACGTAACCAGACAACTGGTACAGCGTATGAAGCTGATTACCAAGAATGGACTTCAAGTGCTGGTGTCGCGTATGTCATGAGCAATGGCTTTACGCCTTATGCTAACTACGCGCAATCTTTTGAACCACAAATCCGTTCTGTAACCAATCAACCAGCGAAGCCAGAGCGTGGGGAGTCGTTTGAAATTGGTTTGAAGTATCAGCCTAGAAGCTTTGATGGTTACTTTAATCTGTCTGTTTATGACGCCGCTAAGACGGATGTGGTTCAAGTCGATGGTTCAGATATTAAGCAAGTGGGTGAGATCCGTAACCGAGGTATTGAACTTGAAGCCGTTGCCAATGTCACTCAATCTCTAACTCTGATCGGTAACATCACTCATCTTGATTCTGAAATCAAAGATGACAAAGACAAGTCGCTTGTTGGTAAAACGCCGCAGCAAGTAGCGGACACGCTAGCCTCGGCTTGGGCTAAGTACCAGTTCTTTGGTGGCGCCCTTAACGGTCTAAGTGTTGGCGGTGGTGTTCGTTATACAGGTGATACTTATGCGGGCAACGACAATAGCAAAAAAGTCTCCGCTTATACGCTTTATGATGCGACGGTGAGTTACCGTTTCCAAGACTATAAGTTCCAAGTGGCAGCGAAAAACATCTTTGACAAACAGTACATCTCAACATGTACAAGCAATCACTGGTGCTACTATGGCGATCGCCGCAACGTTATTGCTAGCTTAAGTTACGATTGGTAACGACGGCTACTCAACACCTCACTCATTAGAGTGAGGTGTTGTTTTTTGGTTAACTACTGAGCAAACGACTCTGGTTGGCAGTCCGCTAGAAATTCTTTTACTATGATTCACAGAGGTCAATGTTAACTATGTGAACCGTCGTAAAAGGAAGTGCTAATGAGTTACCTAGTAGAAGGCTCTTGTCAGTGTGGACAAGTGTCATACAAATTAAACCAACCACCTAAAATGGTCATTGCGTGCCATTGTATAGAATGCCAAAAGCTATCAACGGCTCCATTCAGTGTTACTGCGGTAGTCGGTACCGAAGATATTGAATTTGATGGTGAACTAAAAGAGTGGCAGCGTCTGGCGGAGAGTGGCAACAAAAACTACGCCAAATTTTGCCCTGAATGTGGCAACAGAGTCTATCATTTCAACCCTGACGATCAGTCAACCCTTAAGCTTAAGCTAAAAGCCAGTACA harbors:
- a CDS encoding ABC transporter substrate-binding protein; translation: MLGFKLMASLCLLALSVASPTLAEDKHSDTQLRVMSIDWSQTETMIALGITPVASAQQSDYNDWVRSPKIPAETVDVGLRTQPNLERLSELELDTIFLSPRFSSLETQLSRIAPVKILGLYKVGEVNWDAVTDFTRRMAKQVKAESQAEQLIADSEQELNTLKGKLPAELAPVLLVQFMDTKHVRVFGENSIYKVALNQLGIQNAWDKETNAWGFNLTGIDKLQGIAGQIVVIEPLPAGVKEHLAQDQYWQYLVKQTGYPSLLVEPTWSFGGLPSALRFANLITAALTEEETQ
- the fhuB gene encoding Fe(3+)-hydroxamate ABC transporter permease FhuB gives rise to the protein MRILSLSLVAILAAFMLTIVGFQLNASGNFSAGISSLFQADWMSPESVKLHLTWWPRFFTTLISGAALAAAGVLMQQVLRNPLASPSTLGVASGASFALMLATLYAPWLLTFSKSLIALVGGVGTMALVFALSWRRALSPTVVVVSGLVINLYFGAVSTVLLMMNQDKLAGLMIWGAGSLVQTGWADIAYLAPRLALVIGISFLFVKPLTLLELSEEGAKSLGVSLAKLRVICLGLAVLLTSWVVAKVGVIGFVGLAAPAITRATGVHRLVPKLIVSMLLGGLLLTLTDLLIQQLPGIAAMIIPTGAATAALGAPLLLWLLPRLSMRSQTQTQTVMTRHSAQVKSLNRNAIALVAILLPIALFVFSTTSIQSTGWQWLVSSGEWNLLEWRWTRLVAAALAGVMLACAGTVIQRLSGNPMASPEVIGISSGTALGLIIAMFSGIGVSLIGLYIGGLLGALASLSVIVLLNRKSGFQPERVLLTGVAITALMNAVQSFVLAGGDPRSYQVLAWLSGSTYYVTEATLIPLAVAAIVLVGLSFVTARWLDVLPLGEASSRALGVKVGQARGLLLLLVALLTVSATLVVGPLSFIGLMAPHLARLFGFSRAREHLICSALVGMGLMLLADWLGRQMLYPQEIPAGLVASLIGGMYLMWGLRRL
- a CDS encoding TonB-dependent siderophore receptor; protein product: MKPQFMLSPACLAVTLALSVGVANAAEDETVVVVGQQHESSVGPDFSYLGQKSRTATKTDLAIHETPRAVSVVTREQMDDRASISISDALQYTPGIQTNHYGDDNKQDWFVVRGFAQAGTGLYQDGTRLYSAGFYSWQIDPFGLERVEILRGPASVLYGQNPPGGLINTVSKRPQFDGGSGQVALEYGSFDRKQISLDVNREINEDVAFRLVAMGRKNGTKVDNVDAERILIAPSLAWNISDKTNITLLTSYQKDDSKPYLQFLPVEGTLTPNKNGQIPDNLAIGNPDWEKFEREQLSVGYEFEHQFNDSLSFGQSTRYSRMDIDLRQMYFSMYAADAPTIQTQMGPVNLGQVLDPTSSRQTIVRNATTDKGHSDAFNIDNRLVYKFRTGAVQHKLLTGIDYQQIKIDSQDYSADPTVADGNGTTALGTADPTFNMFNPTYTNNVVLLHPKTLQPLTDADLETTITKNRQVGFYLQDQMRVNDWVVQAGVRYDDTSNEQRNQTTGTAYEADYQEWTSSAGVAYVMSNGFTPYANYAQSFEPQIRSVTNQPAKPERGESFEIGLKYQPRSFDGYFNLSVYDAAKTDVVQVDGSDIKQVGEIRNRGIELEAVANVTQSLTLIGNITHLDSEIKDDKDKSLVGKTPQQVADTLASAWAKYQFFGGALNGLSVGGGVRYTGDTYAGNDNSKKVSAYTLYDATVSYRFQDYKFQVAAKNIFDKQYISTCTSNHWCYYGDRRNVIASLSYDW
- a CDS encoding GFA family protein, with amino-acid sequence MSYLVEGSCQCGQVSYKLNQPPKMVIACHCIECQKLSTAPFSVTAVVGTEDIEFDGELKEWQRLAESGNKNYAKFCPECGNRVYHFNPDDQSTLKLKLKASTPTNHDVFEPTVHVWVSEKQDWYQLPDGVKAFDKQP